In the bacterium genome, ACCACCAATTCAACCTTGTTTTTCGTGGTCACATTGCTCCTGAATAAAAAACCCAGCAACGGAATGTCTCCCAACAGGGGAACCTTTGATTCCCGCGTGATTGACTCATCACGTACCATGCCGCCGATGGCAATGGTTTCTCCGTCATCCACCATCATCTGGGTGGTGGCTGAACGCGTGCTGGTCGAAGGCGGTGTCCCTGTATTTGTCACGGTCGTGACAGTCAGGGTGAGCGGATTCATAAGCACCTGTCCATCCCGGGTAACCTGCGGCGTCACGGTAAGGGTAATCGGCAATTCAAGATATGTAATCACATTGGACACAACCCCGTTGCTAATATTGCTGGTTGCATAGGGAATATTCTGGCTCGCCTTTAGCGTTGCCGTCTGATTATTCAACGTAGCAATTCTGGGATTGGAAATGGTATTCACTTTGCCCTTGGATTCCAGTACTGAAAGCGTCGCAGCCAAATCCATCCCCGCCTGCAATGTACCGATTGTCAACTGTCCCACAACGCCGCCTGTAACCGGATTGGAGCTAAGGGATATATTTGGATTCCGGGTGGCCGCTGTATGGGCTGCATTCCAGTTCACGCCTAAATCTATTTCCGAGGAGTGTGACACCTCTACAATCCGCGCCTCAATCATGACCTGCTGCGCTTTGGTGTCCAGACTCCTTAGCATACGCGCAATTTTATTGATATTGCCCGGAAGATCATTGACGACCAAAGCATTTTCATTGCTATTGGATTCCAGTGACCCGAGTGAAGATAAAATTGATTTAATTAAAGGTGCTACCTTTTCAACTTGTGTATAACTAAGTGAAAAAGATCGCGTGACCAAACGGCTCTGCCGGTCCATGTCGGCGATAACATCCTTGATACGCGACATGTCGCTGGGAATGGCGGAAACCACGACACGGTTTTCCGCCGGTTCAAGCACCACCTGACTCCTGCTCCCATCAGTAAACACACCTTCCAACGACGTTTTAATATTTGAATTTTTCACCTCAATATTCTTGAGTGAAAAAACCCGGGTTTCAACCGGAAATTCTTTGGCCAGGCCGACACGCAGCGTATTGCCGTCAACCCCATAGGCCATCTGACGCGGCCGGAGAATAAAATCCAGCACATTTTTCAATGGCTGCTCATTAATGGAAAGCGTCACCTGCGACTGCGTCCCTTCCAGCATCTCCAACCCCGGCGTGACAATCAGATCAAATCCCGCATCTTGCGCCAAGGCCCGCAACAGTGCACTTAAATCAGCATTTTGTAAATCAACTGAAATCCGCGAATTAAGATTGCCGCGCTTGCGGCCGGGCTGCAGCGTTCCCGGATTGTCAAACTCGATCAGAACCTGATTCTGGTCTTTGAAAACCAAATACGGACTGGTTGAATGAAGTGTGGTCCGGATATCCACCACCGGTTGGTTGTCTTCCTTTTTTTGGCGAGCCCTGACTTTTTTTATCACCCCGGCCGGCAATCCGGAAGGCGACCCCTGCCAGGTAAGTGCCGCACCATAAATCTGCAAAGAAACAATCCGTCCCTGGCGTTCTCGTTTGACCCGGTACTTCGCCTGACCATCTGTCGTGATCGTCAGACGTGTTTTCTCACCAATGTCCGACACCGCGACATCAACAACATGATAAGATGCGCCGGCCGGCATCATTTTGCGGGAAGATGGACGCTCTTGCCGGGACGCGTTTTTAGCCGCTTGCGTTGTATCCGGCTCCCGGTCATAACGGGATGCATAACGCCGGGGAAGCTTGAGGGTAATCCCGCTTGAATACGTCTCGCGCACCCACTTGACGCTTTCCTCCAAATCAAACACGACCCATACATCCGCATCATGTTGTGCACTGCGAATTCTGTTAAGCGGTGATTGATTCACCGTGAGTCGGTTGGGTTTCCAGGTCAAAAGTGTATTGCGAACCTTCAGCAGCAAACGGTCGGGGTTGGAAAGGTAGGTCATGGCACTCTGCGTTTTATTCGTTGTCACGATGGTCACTTGCGGCAAACCGTTTATCGTCTCGACCGAGATGCGTGTCAGACGCGCGGCCCAGTCCATTGCTTCCTCTGCATCCTGCGCATCCTCGTCCGTATCAGCTTCCGTCTCTGCACTGTCAGACCTGACTTCTTCAGCCTGTTCCGCCGCAGTATTTTCCTCAATCCCAACGGCAATTGTTCCTTCACTCTCATCGACAGCATCCGCCGCCAATCCGCTGGAGAACGGACAAAATAAAAACAGTATGACCCACACCATTAAGGCCCATCGCGTCACAAGCCGGTATTTGCGTCGAGAGAGGTTCGCCCTGCCCCAAATACGGCAGGATGTCGCACCGATCTGCGGAACTATCAATTCGGTGCTCCACCTTAAATCGGCGGTATTGACTTGCTTCATCGATGGACTTACCCGGCATCCAGCATTCGCCGGACACGGTACGCCGGGCAGGCTGTCCATCGTGTTCGCACTAGCACGATAATTTTCCATAAGACGGCCAACGCTCCTTTCTTCATGATTCATCATTTATTTACTTCGCGCGAAGCTTAAAAACAATCTGTTTCTCACCTTGTTTCAAAATTACTTTTCCCGGATTGACAACCTTACCCGTAATCCCGGAAACCGTTTGATGATTTTCCCGGTAGAGCTTCCCGTTTTTTAGCAAAAATCCGAATTTCGGGCCTGACTGCGATGCAAACAAAGCCACTGCCTGCCGGGAATTACGAATCACGCCGGTGAGACGCAGCGTCTCGATATCCACTTTCTGCATCACATTAAACAACCGTCCCGCCAGCGGTTTGACAAAGGGGTCCCGCCGACCTTTGGACATATATTTAACTTGTGGTTTCACCTGAAGGGTCTCACTTGAATCCGCCACACTCCCCCCATTGCTTCCGAAAGAAGAAACCGGTATACCGATTGCCAAACAGATCCCTACGATTCCAATGGTTTTATTAATCACGTTGCACATAGGTCACCAATACCATCCGGGCTGTTATCGAGTCCATATTTTTTTCCCCCGCGCGCGCGGTAATCTGAAGGTCCCGGGTGTTGATCAAACGCGGCAAAGCCGCCAGCTTGCTCACAAATGTCCCCAGAGCATGATAATCACATGTAATGGTTACCTGGACCGGCTGAAATACATAGCCTTCACCGGCAATAACCGGTTGCGGAGCAAATTGAAAATCCTTGATATTACACTCGGCCGCCACCCGGGTCACGTCCTTAAGCAAAAGTGGGATGCGCGGCTGACTGGGAACTTCGTTCTCCAGTTGCTGCATCTCAATTTGGAGCCTCCCCATGCGTGCCATAAACTCATCGTAGCGTGCTACCAGTTCCTGGGCTGTGGCCAATTGTTTTTGCTGATCCTGCAACACCTGTTTTTTCTCAACCAACCGCTGATTAAGCGGGAAAAAAGCAAACAGGCTGTACAGCACCAGCACAACCGTACTCCCGATGCCAATGATGATATAGCGAATCATGTCGCGGTTCACTTTTCTTTCTCCTCGGACGCTTCCATTGGCAAGACCTCAGCAAAATGCATTTTCAATTTAAATTGTACCTGGGAGCGATTCCCCCTCTGGGTCTCATTGAGTGCTTCCAGTGTTACTTCCGTAAAAAAATCCGAATTTTCCAGCATAGTTAAAAAATCCGCGACAGAAATTTTGTGATAGGCCTCGCCTTCCAGTGTCAACACCAGACGTTTTTTCCCAGCCTGGCGTTCGGAAAGCAATTTGGTCAACCACATATCATCTTGCACGACATTGGCAAGCTCGTCCAATATTTTGATCCAAATCGGCTGTTCCTGTGTCAAGCGGCCGATCATCGCCTTGAGCTTGACAATTTTTTCCTCCTGCCGCGCCAAACTGAGCAAGGGCCCGGTTTTATCCGCCAAAGCCGCTTCGGCAGCGTGCAAGTCCGCGATTTTTTTCTCCACGCCCCGCGTTTGTGCCAAAACATTTAATAATACCATAACCAGTACAATCGCCGCCAGCGACCCGGCGATTACCAAATAGGTGTACAGCCGAATGACGCCTTTGGTTTTTCTAATTTTGAGGGGGAGTAGATTGATCTTAAGCATGACTACTCCGCATCCCGCAATGCCAGACCCACGCCAATATTAAACATCTGCGCGTTCTGTGTAATAAACTCCAGATCAAAATCTTTTTCCGGAATAATCACTTCCTTGAAGGGATCATTTCGCTCAACACTGACATCAAATTTTTCAGACAAATATTTATCGAGATTTTTTAGTTTTGCGGCGCCGCCGGAAAGTACAATCCGTGAAATGGATTTTTGGCGGATTGTACTTTCATAATAATCAAAAGAGCGTTGGATCTCAGCCACCAATTTATTCAAAATAGGCGTAATCGCCTCACCGATTCGGGCTGACTTGTCATCGTTCTTGGGAATTTCCATCTGCATGATATCTTCCGATTCAATTAAAACCTCGCCCTCTTCTTTTTTCAAAATTTCGGCTTCATTAAAACTGACATCAAACTCGCGTTGAATTTCCCGGCTAAAACTGTTTCCCGCCACAGCCACGTCGCGGGTCAGATGGGTCACGCCGTCTTCCAGAATATTAATCGTGGTCAACTTGGCGCCGATATTAATCAGACCGATTGTCTCTCCGGTGTTTTCACCGTAATTTACCTCAAAGGCATTTTGCAATGCAAAGGTATCCACATCGATGAGCACCGGATTAAGGCCTGCCAAATGAAGCAGTGTGATATGCATATCAATAATTTCTTCTTTGGCAGCCACCAGCAGAACCTCAATTTTTTCAATACCTTCTTCTTCGATCTCACCTAAAATGGAAAAATCCAGAATGACCTGGTCAATGGCCAGGGGAATATATTGCTCTGCTTCATAACTGATAACATTTTTCAGCTCATCTTCACTCATCTTGGGCAATTTAACATAACGCACAATCACCGAGTCACCCGCAATGGAAGAGATCACATTTTTTGTTGTAATTTTATTTTCCTTGAGCAACGTCTTAATCGTAGCCGCCAGCATTTCATCGCGCACGACCGGATCCGCTTCTTCCTGAATTTCAGTGGGGATTTCCTTGATGACAAGATGGGTCAAACGAAGCTGTTCACCCCGTTTTTGGAGCTGAACAGCTTTGATGGTATGACTGCCAATATCCAGACCTAATAGTTTACGATTTTTGAGGAAGTCGAGCACCCACGCCTCCTTTTATCTCTCAACCAAGACAGGCCCGTCTGATTTATCAATTCACTGCTGGACCGTATAAAACAGTGACTACAAAAAAAATATGTGCAATGAAATATTCCAGCACTTTTTTAAGTTTTTTGTTAATATACCAATCTCTTCCTCACAGGCCTTAGGCCGGATCTGGAAAATACTTCTTTTTTCAGGATTATAAAGAGCAATGCCGGAAAAAGCAAGAAAAAAAAGAGCAATTCAGGACAAACAAAATTCTTAACCAACAACAACCGAAGATAATACCCTTCAGG is a window encoding:
- a CDS encoding type 4a pilus biogenesis protein PilO, with translation MNRDMIRYIIIGIGSTVVLVLYSLFAFFPLNQRLVEKKQVLQDQQKQLATAQELVARYDEFMARMGRLQIEMQQLENEVPSQPRIPLLLKDVTRVAAECNIKDFQFAPQPVIAGEGYVFQPVQVTITCDYHALGTFVSKLAALPRLINTRDLQITARAGEKNMDSITARMVLVTYVQRD
- a CDS encoding PilN domain-containing protein; protein product: MLKINLLPLKIRKTKGVIRLYTYLVIAGSLAAIVLVMVLLNVLAQTRGVEKKIADLHAAEAALADKTGPLLSLARQEEKIVKLKAMIGRLTQEQPIWIKILDELANVVQDDMWLTKLLSERQAGKKRLVLTLEGEAYHKISVADFLTMLENSDFFTEVTLEALNETQRGNRSQVQFKLKMHFAEVLPMEASEEKEK
- the pilM gene encoding type IV pilus assembly protein PilM: MLDFLKNRKLLGLDIGSHTIKAVQLQKRGEQLRLTHLVIKEIPTEIQEEADPVVRDEMLAATIKTLLKENKITTKNVISSIAGDSVIVRYVKLPKMSEDELKNVISYEAEQYIPLAIDQVILDFSILGEIEEEGIEKIEVLLVAAKEEIIDMHITLLHLAGLNPVLIDVDTFALQNAFEVNYGENTGETIGLINIGAKLTTINILEDGVTHLTRDVAVAGNSFSREIQREFDVSFNEAEILKKEEGEVLIESEDIMQMEIPKNDDKSARIGEAITPILNKLVAEIQRSFDYYESTIRQKSISRIVLSGGAAKLKNLDKYLSEKFDVSVERNDPFKEVIIPEKDFDLEFITQNAQMFNIGVGLALRDAE
- a CDS encoding AMIN domain-containing protein, translated to MENYRASANTMDSLPGVPCPANAGCRVSPSMKQVNTADLRWSTELIVPQIGATSCRIWGRANLSRRKYRLVTRWALMVWVILFLFCPFSSGLAADAVDESEGTIAVGIEENTAAEQAEEVRSDSAETEADTDEDAQDAEEAMDWAARLTRISVETINGLPQVTIVTTNKTQSAMTYLSNPDRLLLKVRNTLLTWKPNRLTVNQSPLNRIRSAQHDADVWVVFDLEESVKWVRETYSSGITLKLPRRYASRYDREPDTTQAAKNASRQERPSSRKMMPAGASYHVVDVAVSDIGEKTRLTITTDGQAKYRVKRERQGRIVSLQIYGAALTWQGSPSGLPAGVIKKVRARQKKEDNQPVVDIRTTLHSTSPYLVFKDQNQVLIEFDNPGTLQPGRKRGNLNSRISVDLQNADLSALLRALAQDAGFDLIVTPGLEMLEGTQSQVTLSINEQPLKNVLDFILRPRQMAYGVDGNTLRVGLAKEFPVETRVFSLKNIEVKNSNIKTSLEGVFTDGSRSQVVLEPAENRVVVSAIPSDMSRIKDVIADMDRQSRLVTRSFSLSYTQVEKVAPLIKSILSSLGSLESNSNENALVVNDLPGNINKIARMLRSLDTKAQQVMIEARIVEVSHSSEIDLGVNWNAAHTAATRNPNISLSSNPVTGGVVGQLTIGTLQAGMDLAATLSVLESKGKVNTISNPRIATLNNQTATLKASQNIPYATSNISNGVVSNVITYLELPITLTVTPQVTRDGQVLMNPLTLTVTTVTNTGTPPSTSTRSATTQMMVDDGETIAIGGMVRDESITRESKVPLLGDIPLLGFLFRSNVTTKNKVELVVFLTTHILE